Proteins co-encoded in one Granulicella cerasi genomic window:
- a CDS encoding CDGSH iron-sulfur domain-containing protein — protein sequence MADEAVHITVRPNGPLRVEGHIVLKDADGAEWDLTGKPAVSLCRCGLSEKRPFCDGAHARQGWQCNTKPEGNLTGQ from the coding sequence ATGGCAGATGAAGCAGTTCACATTACGGTTCGTCCTAACGGACCGCTGCGTGTCGAAGGACACATCGTACTGAAGGACGCCGACGGCGCGGAGTGGGACCTGACGGGCAAGCCTGCGGTCAGCCTTTGCCGCTGTGGCCTGAGCGAGAAGCGTCCGTTCTGCGACGGCGCTCATGCGCGTCAGGGATGGCAGTGCAACACGAAGCCCGAAGGCAATCTGACCGGGCAGTAA
- a CDS encoding UBP-type zinc finger domain-containing protein translates to MACHHFDSIEINDSAKAAHAKGCAECIAMGDGWLHLRECLECGHVGCCDSSKNKHATKHFHAVKHPTIRSVEPGESWGWCYVDEVMVEFD, encoded by the coding sequence ATGGCTTGTCATCACTTCGATTCGATTGAGATCAACGACAGCGCGAAGGCCGCACACGCCAAGGGCTGCGCGGAGTGCATCGCGATGGGCGATGGATGGCTGCATCTGCGCGAGTGTCTGGAGTGTGGGCACGTGGGCTGTTGTGACTCCTCGAAGAACAAACATGCGACCAAGCATTTCCACGCGGTGAAGCATCCGACGATCCGTTCCGTGGAGCCCGGCGAGAGCTGGGGATGGTGCTATGTCGATGAGGTGATGGTCGAGTTCGACTAG
- a CDS encoding TonB-dependent receptor, which yields MPLHHKWYSAVVCTAAVCLPLISAAQTSTPANVPATAGQQQVPVTVTQKPSPAEAVSSPIQSLGTGAQSAQLGGTKVHGTISDPDGYPIPGATVNLTPSKGNGISATAGADGSYSLSVAPGLYTIVVSMKGFSSYSATGVKIPAVAATTLDAKLKVGETTQVINVDASAVQVSVDPDNNASAMILSGKDLDALSDDPDELSSELSALAGPSAGPNGGQIYVDGFTGGQLPPKSSIREIRINQNPFSAQYDKLGYGRIEVFTKPGTDKLHGQFQTNYNPSQFNTANPLISSNTYQAPYHTLFIFGSITGPLSKWASFSIGGSHRDIQDLGITNGTIYTTAAGSITPCSPGATGCITTGLTVATKTPQSRTDFTPRVDLALGANNVLTIRYQFNQNDQNNQGISGFVLPSAGYNETSQSNIVQISDTQTLSAHVINETRFEYEREHTATTPFSTAANIMVSGAFTTGGYTGQYSSDHQDHFEVQNYTSVQLKKNFLRFGGRLRTTREAISSYAGSNGAFTYSSIGNYASATPTLSQFSRTVINTPVTKFTLADVGLYAEDDWKPMSNLTISYGVRYEIQNHLSSSNNVAPRLSFAYGVGDPKKPVVVLRGGYGIFYDRFGQSNILNTLRYNGQNQQIYTLTNPTNCTPTLPISATNCAASSTTGSTQYSTAGNLRTAYVQQFALGADRNLGKIGTMSVNYIHSLGLHQLAIQNASCGILAVGQTCGTTGTLNDQYFSQGAFHQNQLMLNGRVQTTKWLSIFGFYMLNSARGNASGAGSFVSTPGNLNADIGRTTYDVRQRAFVMGSITLPKFISVSPFIIAQSGNPVNILEGQDVNKDGVFNDRPYLVADGTPNSVKYAGCGSFLSRTASNANAATMSIAPINDCSGPAQFTTNVRVTKTFGFGGSKNKTDVQSGGDGGPGQGGPPPGGGRGGSRGGGGSRGGGPGGMMGGGGASTGQKYNLAVGFQVMNLFNNHDYSSPVGIISSPNFGQSTQLAGGTYTGNNSLQRISVQASFNF from the coding sequence ATGCCTTTGCACCACAAATGGTATAGCGCGGTCGTGTGTACTGCGGCAGTCTGCCTGCCGCTGATCAGCGCTGCCCAGACCTCCACCCCGGCGAACGTCCCCGCGACGGCCGGTCAACAGCAGGTACCCGTGACGGTGACGCAGAAGCCTTCGCCGGCGGAGGCCGTGAGCTCGCCGATTCAGTCCTTGGGCACCGGTGCGCAGTCGGCGCAACTGGGCGGCACCAAGGTGCACGGCACCATTAGCGATCCGGACGGCTACCCGATCCCCGGCGCGACGGTAAACCTGACGCCCAGCAAGGGTAATGGCATTTCGGCCACGGCGGGCGCTGACGGCTCGTATTCGTTGTCGGTGGCGCCGGGCCTGTATACGATCGTGGTGTCCATGAAGGGGTTCTCGTCCTACTCGGCGACCGGTGTGAAGATTCCCGCCGTGGCCGCGACGACGCTGGATGCGAAGCTGAAGGTTGGCGAGACGACGCAGGTCATCAATGTGGACGCGAGCGCGGTGCAGGTAAGCGTGGACCCGGACAATAACGCGAGCGCCATGATCCTCAGCGGCAAGGACCTCGACGCGCTGTCGGACGATCCCGATGAGCTTTCGAGCGAATTGTCGGCGCTGGCCGGGCCTTCCGCAGGACCGAACGGCGGCCAGATTTACGTGGACGGCTTCACCGGCGGACAGCTTCCGCCGAAGTCGTCGATCCGCGAAATCCGCATCAACCAGAACCCATTTTCGGCTCAGTATGACAAGCTCGGCTACGGCCGCATCGAGGTCTTCACCAAGCCCGGCACGGACAAGCTGCATGGTCAGTTCCAGACGAACTACAACCCGTCGCAGTTCAACACGGCGAACCCGCTGATCTCGTCAAATACCTACCAGGCGCCGTACCACACGCTCTTCATATTCGGCAGCATCACGGGACCGTTGAGCAAGTGGGCGTCGTTCTCCATCGGCGGCTCGCACCGTGACATCCAGGACCTCGGCATCACCAACGGCACGATCTACACGACGGCTGCTGGTTCGATCACGCCGTGCTCGCCGGGAGCAACAGGTTGCATCACGACCGGCCTGACAGTAGCGACGAAGACGCCGCAGTCGCGTACGGACTTCACTCCGCGTGTGGATCTCGCGCTCGGCGCGAACAACGTGCTGACGATCCGCTACCAGTTCAACCAGAACGATCAGAACAACCAGGGCATCTCTGGTTTCGTCCTGCCGTCTGCCGGTTACAACGAGACGAGCCAAAGCAACATTGTGCAGATCAGCGACACGCAGACGCTTAGCGCGCACGTCATCAACGAGACGCGTTTCGAGTATGAGCGCGAGCATACGGCGACGACGCCCTTCTCCACGGCGGCAAATATTATGGTTTCGGGTGCTTTCACCACCGGTGGCTACACGGGGCAGTACAGCTCCGATCACCAGGACCACTTCGAAGTGCAGAACTACACCTCGGTGCAGTTGAAGAAGAACTTCCTGCGCTTCGGTGGGCGTCTGCGCACGACGCGTGAAGCCATCAGCTCCTACGCGGGCTCGAACGGCGCATTCACGTACTCGAGCATCGGCAACTACGCGAGTGCCACGCCCACGCTGAGCCAGTTCTCGCGCACGGTGATCAACACACCGGTAACGAAGTTCACCCTGGCGGACGTTGGTCTGTATGCGGAAGATGACTGGAAGCCGATGAGCAACTTGACGATCAGCTACGGCGTTCGCTACGAAATTCAGAACCACCTCAGCAGCTCGAACAACGTGGCTCCGCGCTTGTCCTTCGCTTATGGTGTGGGCGATCCGAAGAAGCCTGTGGTTGTGCTGCGTGGCGGCTACGGCATCTTCTACGATCGCTTCGGCCAGTCGAACATCCTGAACACGCTGCGCTACAACGGACAGAACCAGCAGATCTACACGCTGACGAACCCGACAAACTGCACACCGACGCTGCCGATTTCGGCGACCAACTGCGCAGCATCGTCGACGACCGGTTCGACGCAGTACTCCACCGCAGGCAACCTGCGCACAGCGTATGTGCAGCAGTTTGCACTCGGTGCGGACCGCAACCTCGGCAAGATCGGCACAATGTCGGTGAACTACATTCACTCGCTTGGCCTGCATCAGCTTGCGATTCAGAACGCAAGCTGCGGCATCCTCGCCGTGGGACAGACTTGCGGCACGACGGGCACGCTCAACGATCAGTACTTCAGCCAGGGCGCGTTCCATCAGAACCAGCTCATGCTGAACGGTCGTGTGCAGACGACGAAGTGGCTCTCGATCTTCGGCTTCTACATGCTGAACTCGGCGCGCGGCAACGCTTCAGGCGCGGGCTCGTTCGTTTCAACACCTGGCAACTTGAATGCTGACATCGGCCGCACGACCTATGACGTTCGTCAGCGCGCGTTCGTGATGGGCAGCATCACACTGCCGAAGTTCATCTCGGTTTCGCCGTTCATCATCGCGCAGAGCGGCAACCCGGTGAACATCCTCGAAGGCCAGGACGTCAACAAGGACGGCGTCTTCAACGATCGCCCGTACCTCGTAGCGGACGGCACGCCGAACTCGGTGAAGTATGCAGGCTGCGGCTCGTTCCTTTCGCGCACGGCGTCGAATGCGAACGCGGCGACGATGTCGATTGCTCCGATCAACGATTGCTCGGGACCCGCACAGTTCACCACGAACGTCCGCGTGACGAAGACCTTCGGCTTCGGTGGATCGAAGAACAAGACCGACGTGCAGAGCGGTGGCGATGGTGGTCCCGGTCAAGGTGGACCGCCTCCGGGCGGTGGCCGTGGCGGCTCGCGTGGCGGTGGTGGTTCGCGCGGTGGCGGCCCCGGCGGCATGATGGGTGGCGGTGGCGCAAGCACCGGCCAGAAGTACAATCTCGCGGTTGGCTTCCAGGTGATGAACCTGTTCAACAACCACGACTACTCGTCGCCGGTGGGCATCATCAGCTCGCCGAACTTCGGCCAGAGCACGCAGTTGGCAGGCGGAACGTACACGGGCAACAACTCGTTGCAGCGCATCTCCGTGCAGGCTTCGTTTAACTTCTAG
- a CDS encoding CocE/NonD family hydrolase: MLRVFAIIVFSAGASVSAQRNPQPAGVVMPEYVRTEVMIPARDGVELHTVILRPKGSETNGPKLPIMMQRTPYGVDGYEAITITGGKPELAASGYIWVFQDIRGRYKSGGTFVMMRPVVEHKTKQDIDETTDTYDTVEWLLKNLPNNNGRVGAWGISYPGFLAMMAGLHAHPAVKAVSPQAPMGDVWLGDDFFHNGAFRETYGFDYVQQLEAQKTDKRQDSSEDQYDFFLKHTNFADAAASAGMTNLPTAQLFLTNPNYTQLWRDKSELRQLRAPEVAVLQVGGFWDQEDMFGPQAEYTAQRAQEKAGDAKHKVFMVLGPWNHGGWARGPGSSLGNTFGRAQFVEATGQQYRTQFEAPFFEWYLKDRKGFDLEDTASFRTGENQWHRYAAWPPVQGFKPAKFYLEANHMLTGKAPAEVKENSVESRAGSYVSDPANPVPYRHRPVQSTYGDHSIWRQWLVEDQSFVEDRADVANFDTPVLDKDVTVTGDVLADLYAATTGSDGDWIVKLIDIYPDGTGFPTTAAEDAPKTQRYELMVASEILRGRYRKSFEKPEAVKPGEVAEYKWSLHGVDHTFLKGHRIRVEVQSTWFPLYDRNPQTWVPNIMTAPAEAYQKQTITIFGSARYPSHLDVNVPDTVTLP, encoded by the coding sequence GTGCTGCGGGTGTTCGCGATCATCGTCTTCTCTGCGGGAGCCTCGGTTTCCGCGCAGCGCAATCCGCAGCCTGCAGGCGTGGTGATGCCGGAGTATGTGCGCACTGAGGTGATGATTCCGGCGCGCGATGGCGTCGAGTTGCATACCGTAATCCTGCGGCCGAAGGGGAGCGAGACGAACGGGCCGAAGCTGCCGATCATGATGCAGCGCACGCCGTATGGCGTGGACGGCTATGAGGCCATCACGATCACCGGCGGCAAGCCGGAGCTCGCCGCGAGTGGTTACATCTGGGTCTTTCAGGACATTCGCGGACGCTACAAGTCGGGCGGCACGTTTGTGATGATGCGCCCGGTCGTAGAGCACAAGACGAAGCAGGACATCGACGAGACGACCGACACGTATGACACGGTTGAGTGGCTGCTGAAGAACCTGCCGAACAACAACGGCCGCGTCGGCGCCTGGGGTATCAGCTATCCCGGATTTCTGGCGATGATGGCGGGGCTTCATGCGCATCCGGCGGTGAAGGCTGTGAGCCCGCAGGCGCCGATGGGCGATGTGTGGCTGGGCGACGACTTCTTCCATAACGGCGCGTTCCGCGAGACGTATGGCTTTGACTACGTGCAGCAGCTTGAGGCGCAGAAGACCGACAAGCGTCAGGACTCGAGCGAAGACCAGTACGACTTCTTCCTGAAGCACACGAACTTTGCCGATGCGGCTGCGAGCGCGGGCATGACGAACCTGCCGACGGCGCAGTTGTTCCTGACCAACCCCAACTACACGCAGCTTTGGCGTGACAAGAGCGAGCTGCGCCAGCTTCGCGCGCCCGAGGTGGCGGTGCTGCAGGTCGGTGGCTTCTGGGATCAGGAAGACATGTTTGGCCCGCAGGCGGAGTACACCGCACAGCGCGCGCAGGAGAAAGCCGGCGACGCGAAGCACAAGGTCTTCATGGTGCTGGGACCGTGGAACCACGGCGGTTGGGCGCGCGGACCGGGCAGTTCGCTGGGCAACACCTTCGGCCGCGCGCAGTTTGTTGAAGCGACAGGACAACAGTACCGCACGCAGTTTGAAGCGCCGTTCTTTGAGTGGTATCTGAAGGACCGCAAGGGCTTTGATCTGGAAGACACGGCAAGCTTCCGCACGGGCGAGAACCAATGGCATCGCTATGCGGCGTGGCCGCCGGTGCAGGGTTTCAAGCCCGCGAAATTCTATCTGGAAGCGAACCACATGCTGACGGGTAAGGCGCCGGCCGAGGTGAAGGAGAACTCCGTCGAGAGCCGCGCGGGCAGCTATGTGAGCGATCCGGCGAACCCGGTGCCGTATCGTCATCGTCCGGTGCAGTCGACGTATGGTGATCACTCGATCTGGCGTCAGTGGCTGGTGGAAGATCAGAGCTTCGTCGAAGACCGTGCGGATGTGGCGAACTTCGACACGCCGGTTCTCGACAAAGATGTGACGGTGACCGGCGACGTGCTGGCGGATTTGTACGCGGCGACGACCGGCAGCGATGGTGATTGGATCGTGAAGCTGATTGACATCTACCCCGATGGCACGGGATTCCCGACGACCGCGGCAGAGGATGCGCCGAAGACGCAGCGGTATGAGTTGATGGTCGCAAGCGAGATCCTGCGCGGACGCTATCGCAAGAGCTTCGAGAAGCCCGAAGCGGTGAAGCCGGGAGAGGTAGCCGAGTACAAGTGGAGCCTGCACGGCGTGGACCACACGTTCCTGAAGGGCCATCGCATCCGCGTCGAGGTGCAGTCAACGTGGTTCCCGCTGTATGACCGCAATCCGCAGACTTGGGTGCCGAACATCATGACGGCTCCGGCGGAGGCGTATCAGAAACAGACGATCACGATCTTCGGCTCGGCGCGATATCCGTCGCATCTCGATGTAAACGTGCCGGATACGGTCACTCTGCCGTAA
- a CDS encoding NAD-dependent succinate-semialdehyde dehydrogenase: MAIESRNPATGQLLRAYDALTPDALEQRLALAQQAFRNGTRMEDRIFWMRRLASLLDQDRDEIAALMTSEMGKTLAAAQAEVEKCAVCCRFYAEHAESFLAPEMIETERSASFVRWDPLGVVLAIMPWNFPLWQVFRFLTPALMAGNVGLLKHASNVPQCAIAIEALVRRAGFPRGCFQTLLVEARHVETILADDRVAAVTVTGSEAAGRAVAAQAGWLIKKTVLELGGSDAFIVMPSADLEAAVTNAVKARMINNGQSCIAAKRFLVHEKIYAEFQSRFIAEFEKLNVGDPMKPTTDIGPLATPKLVDDLEAQIEACKTAGGRILSGGERMVGNGNYFEPTLIAEVPRTAAVAKEETFGPLALLFRVKDLDDAIALANDTPFGLGASCWTNDPREQDAFAQRLEAGSVFFNAPVASDPRLPFGGVKKSGYGRELAAAGMREFLNAKTVVKA, from the coding sequence ATGGCAATTGAGTCTCGCAATCCCGCAACCGGCCAGCTCCTTCGCGCATACGACGCGCTGACTCCCGACGCGCTCGAGCAACGCCTCGCCCTTGCCCAGCAGGCCTTCCGCAACGGCACGCGCATGGAGGATCGCATCTTCTGGATGCGCCGACTCGCCTCGCTGCTCGACCAGGACCGCGACGAGATCGCAGCGCTGATGACCAGCGAGATGGGCAAGACCCTTGCCGCAGCCCAGGCCGAGGTGGAGAAGTGCGCCGTCTGCTGCCGCTTCTACGCCGAGCATGCCGAGAGCTTCCTCGCGCCGGAGATGATCGAGACTGAACGCAGCGCCAGCTTTGTGCGCTGGGACCCGCTCGGCGTCGTGCTCGCCATCATGCCGTGGAATTTTCCACTCTGGCAGGTCTTCCGCTTCCTCACGCCCGCGCTGATGGCCGGCAACGTGGGCCTGCTGAAGCATGCGAGCAACGTGCCGCAATGCGCGATCGCGATCGAAGCGCTCGTACGCCGCGCAGGCTTCCCGCGCGGCTGTTTCCAGACGCTGCTCGTCGAAGCGCGCCACGTCGAAACTATCCTCGCCGACGATCGCGTCGCCGCAGTCACCGTCACCGGTTCGGAAGCTGCAGGCCGCGCGGTCGCCGCACAGGCGGGTTGGCTCATCAAGAAGACCGTGCTCGAACTCGGCGGCTCCGATGCGTTCATCGTGATGCCCTCCGCCGATCTCGAAGCCGCCGTCACCAACGCCGTAAAGGCGCGCATGATCAACAACGGCCAGTCCTGCATCGCGGCCAAGCGCTTCCTCGTCCATGAGAAGATCTACGCCGAGTTCCAGAGCCGCTTCATCGCCGAATTCGAGAAGCTCAACGTCGGCGACCCGATGAAGCCGACGACCGACATCGGCCCGCTCGCTACCCCGAAGCTCGTCGATGATCTCGAAGCCCAGATCGAGGCCTGCAAGACTGCGGGAGGCCGCATCCTCAGCGGCGGCGAACGCATGGTCGGCAATGGCAACTACTTCGAGCCAACGTTGATCGCGGAAGTGCCACGCACCGCAGCCGTCGCCAAGGAAGAAACCTTCGGCCCGCTCGCATTGCTCTTCCGTGTGAAGGACCTCGACGATGCCATCGCACTCGCGAACGACACGCCGTTCGGCCTCGGCGCAAGCTGCTGGACGAACGATCCTCGCGAACAGGATGCCTTCGCGCAACGCCTCGAAGCAGGGAGCGTCTTCTTCAACGCGCCCGTCGCCAGTGACCCGCGCCTGCCGTTCGGCGGTGTGAAGAAGTCCGGCTACGGCCGCGAACTTGCTGCTGCAGGTATGCGCGAGTTCCTCAACGCGAAGACCGTCGTCAAGGCCTGA